One Roseomonas gilardii subsp. gilardii genomic region harbors:
- the cobW gene encoding cobalamin biosynthesis protein CobW, whose protein sequence is MSATTTKIPATIVTGFLGAGKTTLVRHLMAHARGRRIAIIVNEFGALGIDGETLRSCGIEGCEEENIVELANGCLCCTVADEFLPTMQALLDRPNPPEHILIETSGLALPKPLIKAFNWPGIRSRVTVDGVVTVVDGPAVADGRFAEDPEAVAAQRAEDPSLDHDNPLAEVYEDQLLAADLVVLNKTDLLDEAATARLRAGIAASIPRAVKVVPARDGKLDPAILLGLGAAAEDDLAARPSHHDAEDGAHEHDDFTSFALPLPELASPEALVERLRAVAEAHDVLRMKGFAAIAGKPLRLAVQGVGTRFSHQFDRAWAPGEARQGQLVVIGQTGLDRDAIAAALMG, encoded by the coding sequence GTGAGCGCCACCACGACCAAAATTCCCGCCACCATCGTCACCGGCTTCCTCGGCGCCGGGAAGACCACGCTGGTGCGCCATCTGATGGCCCATGCGCGCGGCCGCCGCATCGCCATCATCGTCAACGAGTTCGGCGCGCTGGGCATCGATGGCGAGACGCTGCGGAGCTGCGGCATCGAGGGCTGCGAGGAGGAGAACATCGTCGAGCTGGCCAATGGCTGCCTCTGCTGCACCGTGGCCGACGAGTTCCTGCCGACCATGCAGGCCCTGCTCGACCGCCCGAACCCGCCGGAGCACATCCTGATCGAGACCTCCGGCCTCGCCTTGCCGAAGCCGCTCATCAAGGCCTTCAACTGGCCCGGCATCCGCTCCCGCGTCACGGTGGATGGCGTGGTGACGGTGGTGGACGGCCCCGCCGTGGCCGATGGGCGCTTCGCCGAGGACCCGGAGGCGGTGGCCGCCCAGCGCGCGGAGGACCCGTCGCTGGACCACGACAACCCGCTGGCGGAGGTCTATGAGGACCAGCTCCTGGCCGCGGATCTCGTGGTGCTGAACAAGACCGACCTGCTGGACGAGGCCGCCACCGCGCGGCTGCGCGCCGGGATCGCGGCCTCCATCCCGCGCGCGGTGAAGGTCGTGCCCGCCCGGGACGGGAAGCTCGATCCCGCCATCCTGCTGGGCCTCGGCGCCGCCGCCGAGGACGACCTCGCCGCCCGCCCCTCGCACCACGATGCCGAGGATGGCGCGCATGAGCATGACGACTTCACCAGCTTCGCCCTGCCGCTGCCGGAACTGGCCTCGCCCGAGGCGCTGGTGGAGCGGCTGCGCGCCGTGGCGGAGGCGCATGACGTGCTGCGGATGAAGGGCTTCGCCGCCATCGCCGGCAAGCCGCTGCGGCTGGCCGTGCAGGGCGTCGGCACCCGTTTCAGCCATCAGTTCGACCGCGCCTGGGCGCCGGGCGAGGCGCGGCAGGGGCAGCTCGTGGTGATCGGCCAGACCGGGCTGGACCGCGACGCCATCGCCGCCGCGCTGATGGGCTGA
- a CDS encoding DUF1636 domain-containing protein, with protein sequence MPRLAEPVTLHVCVTCRAGLDLREGDPPEGQRLHDAVAAELAARPDSPVRLRPATCMASCERGCAAALSAPGKWQYLLGHLLPEQAGDLLDYGALFAASRTGVVMPSKRPASLKQVVLGRVPPFAAPGPDPEPAATPQTAPENAA encoded by the coding sequence GTGCCCCGTTTGGCCGAGCCTGTCACTCTCCATGTCTGCGTCACCTGCCGCGCGGGGCTCGATCTGCGCGAGGGCGACCCGCCCGAGGGGCAGCGGCTGCATGATGCCGTGGCGGCGGAACTGGCGGCGCGGCCGGACAGCCCGGTGCGGCTGCGCCCCGCCACCTGCATGGCCTCCTGCGAGCGCGGCTGCGCCGCCGCCCTCTCCGCGCCGGGCAAGTGGCAGTACCTGCTCGGCCATCTCCTGCCGGAACAGGCGGGGGACCTGCTGGATTACGGCGCGCTGTTCGCCGCCTCGCGCACGGGGGTGGTCATGCCCTCGAAGCGCCCCGCTTCCCTGAAACAGGTCGTGCTCGGCCGCGTGCCGCCCTTCGCCGCGCCCGGGCCTGACCCCGAGCCCGCCGCAACACCCCAGACCGCACCGGAGAACGCCGCGTGA